Proteins encoded by one window of Lycium barbarum isolate Lr01 chromosome 11, ASM1917538v2, whole genome shotgun sequence:
- the LOC132620419 gene encoding thiamine thiazole synthase, chloroplastic has translation MATMASTLASSVITKTNFLDTHKSSLFGVPLSSSQPRLKSLKSNKQQNMSISMSADTPPYDLGSFSFNPIKESIVSREMTRRYMTDMITYADTDVVIVGAGSAGLSCAYELSKNPDIQVAIIEQSVSPGGGAWLGGQLFSAMVVRKPAHLFLNELGIDYDEQDNYVVIKHAALFTSTIMSKLLARPNVKLFNAVATEDLIVKNGRVGGVVTNWSLVSQNHDTQSCMDPNVMEAKVVVSSCGHDGPMGATGVKRLRSIGMINTVPGMKALDMNAAEDAIVRLTREVVPGMIVTGMEVAEIDGAPRMGPTFGAMMISGQKAAHLALRALGLPNALDGTAETSIHPDLILAAADETETADA, from the exons ATGGCAACAATGGCTTCCACCTTGGCTTCCTCTGTTATTACCAAAACCAATTTCCTAGACACACACAAATCATCCTTATTTGGTGTCCCACTTTCATCATCACAACCAAGACTTAAATCCCTTAAATCAAACAAACAACAAAACATGTCTATTTCCATGTCTGCTGATACTCCTCCTTATGATTTGGGGAGTTTTAGTTTTAATCCAATTAAGGAATCAATTGTTTCTAGGGAAATGACACGTAGGTATATGACTGACATGATCACTTATGCTGATactgatgttgttattgttggtgcTGGTTCTGCTGGTCTTTCTTGTGCTTATGAACTCAGCAAAAACCCTGATATTCAG GTGGCCATTATTGAGCAATCCGTGAGCCCTGGTGGAGGTGCCTGGCTAGGCGGACAACTCTTCTCAGCCATGGTTGTGCGTAAGCCAGCACATCTTTTCTTGAATGAGCTAGGCATTGACTACGACGAGCAAGACAACTATGTTGTCATCAAGCATGCTGCCTTGTTCACCTCAACCATCATGAGCAAGCTTTTGGCCAGGCCAAACGTGAAGCTCTTCAATGCTGTTGCAACAGAGGACCTTATCGTGAAGAACGGAAGAGTTGGTGGTGTTGTCACTAACTGGTCTTTGGTTTCTCAGAACCACGACACACAATCCTGCATGGACCCCAATGTCATGGAGGCTAAGGTTGTGGTTAGCTCATGTGGCCATGATGGTCCAATGGGCGCCACCGGTGTTAAGAGGCTTAGAAGCATTGGCATGATTAACACTGTTCCAGGAATGAAAGCTTTGGACATGAACGCTGCTGAGGATGCTATTGTTAGACTTACCAGAGAGGTTGTACCTGGAATGATTGTTACAGGCATGGAAGTTGCTGAAATTGATGGAGCACCAAGAATG GGTCCAACTTTTGGAGCTATGATGATCTCAGGGCAGAAGGCAGCGCACCTTGCCCTACGAGCATTGGGATTGCCCAACGCCCTCGATGGAACTGCAGAAACAAGCATCCATCCGGATCTTATCTTGGCTGCAGCTGACGAAACTGAAACTGCTGATGCTTGA